Within Nematostella vectensis chromosome 1, jaNemVect1.1, whole genome shotgun sequence, the genomic segment TAACCCAGGTGGCGGGTTGAATAgggttgtttttttgttctgtTTCTTTATTGTAAAGAGCAAGGAGATGGTTCGGTAAGAAATGTATTCCGTAGTGTAGGTATCGCGTCGGTTTTGATTATTGTTTTCCTAGTTTAATCCGTTGTGTCACCTTTTCTTAATTATAGGACTATGACAAGACGCGAGAACGAACAGCGAAGGAGGTGACTCATTCGAGCGCGTGCAACATAGTCATCTGTCTCACTCTAGAGCACTCCTACTAATCAGCATCGCAAATGAAGATAACCAACTAAGGCTTTAACTTCTGCATCATCTATGGAACTTCGTAGTAATTCCACGAATAGTTCAAACACTGCCACTGGGTTGTACATAGAGCCACAACCGCTACGCTGGACACTGCgtcttatttttatcattgtttttCTCGTGGGCTCTGTTGGGAACTTGGTGGTTTGCATGGCGGTGATTCGCCGGAAAAGATCGCGAACGAGTAACAACATCTTCACGTTCAACCTTGCTCTGTCGGATCTCCTGACCGTACTTATCTACGTCCCCACTCAGATGGCGGCGTTCGAGAACGACCACAATTGGCCATTTGGAAACTTCGTGTGTCAACTTGCGTACGTGATAATTCCGGTGTGCTTGTCCGCGTCAATCGCGACCCTATTGGCGATCACGACAGATCGGTACCGCGCAATCGCCTACCCTATGCGGCCCAGGCTCAGCGGCAAGCACGTTCGGGCCATACTGGTTGCTATATGGACTGTGTCCATCATCACTGCGTTACCGCTGATGTTTGTAGCGCGTGAGGTACGTCCGGCACCCAGACAGGTCTACTGCGACGAGGTTTGGCCCGAAGGGCCTTACAGTCGTGTCTACTGGATTGCTATTTTTGTCATTCAGTACATCTTGCCGCTCGGAATGATCTGCGCACTTGCGATGCTTATTGCGCTAAAAGTTCGCAGGAACTCCTTGAAAATGATCGAAAAAAGCTCGCACGTTTTAGCTGCGGCGGTCCGACAAAGAATGAAACAGACCTCCAAAATCACTAACATGTTGATAGCTCTAGTTATTCTCTACGCAATCTGTATGTTACCTCAACATGTGGTCTATCTCTGCATGGTGTACGGAGATCTACTGCAGTTCAAATACAGAGTCTATGTTTTGCGATTTGCTAACGTGTTCCCGATGGCAAATAGCGCGCTCAATCCGATCGCATATGGGACCCTTAATAAGGAATTCAAGATGGTGTTTAAAAAGTTCTTCAAGTGTCAATGTCATCGTATTCCGATAGACGATGAGTCGCAAATCGACGGTCGGTTCTCACGAAGCAGGAGGTTCCGCTTGGCAGTGTATCGACATATCGACGGTGAGGGCAACTCTGTGCTGGAGTACGGTAGAAAATGGCGGAGGAAATCCAGTGCTTCGTCCGTACGTGGTAACGGAAGTGCCAGACATCATAATGGTGGAACGTTTAgagcgaggaagagcagtacGATCGCTGGTTTGAAGGGCAACTTCTTGAGTGATAATGGTGGTTACATGTTGCCTAACGGTCACACTACGGAAAAGAGATCTGGCGAATCTGCGCGGTCTGTAGATCACTCTGGTTCGCACTCGGGGATAAGCGAGGTATCATTTGTCCAAAAACAGGTTCCTGCAGACGATGACGAGAAGAAAAAACCTTTACGGAAAAGTAAGATTGAGGGTTGCGTGGCGAAGGTGAACTCACATATTTCTACCAGCAAATCGGGAGAAACTTCAGGGGAGTGTTTAAAAAAGGTTACGATGGGGCATAAAACAAATTTGGATGTGAGTAAATTAGAAAATATGGCAGAAGGTGAAGAGACTGAGCGAGATGGATGTTCATTCGTGAGTTTGAGCAGCTCACTAGAGTGGGATCCCATGCTCATTGGATGCTTGCAAAAAGAGCCCGCCCAACAAGGGCTGCACCATTCTAAAATAGATAACCTTCCTTATCACTGGACCACTAACAACTTACAATCATTGCTTTTACCTTCGACTAACACATACGATCCCGTCGATAATTTCCACACACTTCTTTTGTCCGTCGACAACGACAATTCCTGTGCAATATCTAGTTATGATAGCTCTTTTAACCCTGGAACAGAGCCCTGCCCTGCCTTTAGTAGCGCAACGTCCTCCAGTAGAGAGAAAACAAGTAATTCAAAGCACTGTGACGCCCTAGAAGTTGATTCGGGGTTCGGCGCTGATCCGTGCTGGTTTACAAACAACACTTTGAGTGAGAAGTGTCTAAAAGATACCCCTACCGAGGGATTCAAGGGAATATCAGCGGAGGTTCCTGACACCCCTGCTACGCCATCCCAACCCATGGCGACGCACGGAAGACTCGAGACCATGTTTTTTAAGTGCATGAGTCCTGCCAGAGAAACGACAGTATAAAAGGCCGTTATTATCGAACAACACAACTCACCGCGAAAAATATTCGGGCAGGAAATCTAATCTGTTAACTTCCGTCATATATTATTTGATTGGTTTCTTCCCGCTATATGGTAATGCGCTGCGCATTGCAAGTGAATGGTAATAATTTTGAAACCTCTTTGTGAATATGCCTTCTTTTCCTTCCCGCTCCtagcgcccccccccccccccccctaccccccttccccatttccattatttcaataaaaaataaacgtcTATAAACTAAAGCTAAACGTCGTAACACGCATTTTATTTGCGCGAATAGTAAGGCGAGCCGATTTCTTTCTTGGTCCTTCTCTCTGCCGAAATCCCTCAGAATTGCCCTTATAATACATCgtctatcatttttttttcacattccCTTTTCATCGATTTTATTTCATAACGCAGCTGTGTTGCTTAGGTTTTACTAAAGTTATAAGCAAAATTTCAAGTGTTTTGTACACTGGGTCTTAAGGTTCGTGATCCTTTGAGCTAGATAAAACCGTGGtatttatttacatttttgacATATAGCTCTGCCTACGATAATGTAGGTAGTACATTTAACATCAAAGTGCCGTCATAAGTGCTACCATACTTATGGACCTTTTCCGAGttcgaaaatgtttttttcagcATTTAGGGCGACCGCAAatggaaaacatcaaaataaTCAATTCAATCTATGTATTCATGAAAAAACGTATGCATTGGCGCTTTTAGCGAGATATTAGCTGCTTGTGGCTTCATATATTGCAGCAGCATCACAGGCACTTGAAAGCCTTTTAGGTCGAACTGGAGAAGAGAGTACCTAATGAAAGTAGGCCCCAAAAAACTCACCATTTACAGTATTCTGGGCCATACATACCCGAGGTTGACTGTATTCTATTATCCTGTGCATTCCCAGAATTCGAGACCCATTTTCTGAGCAGGTTGCGTGCGGGCCTGCATCCAAATACTTTTTTGCCTCCACCTAGATCCGCTATAAAGACTATGACGTTTATTTATCCTTTGCGAAGGTATTAACTGTTAATTGTTCATACTAAAAACAAGACATTTTGGGGGCGCTACCAATAAATAATTAAGACACCTTTAAAAGTGTGTAATCATGGAAGCAAACGAGAAAGCGGGAAagtgaatttaaaaaaaaatgcctaaggcctacggctcatggataatacaacgtttgaacttagcctaaagCGTCTAGCGGACGCCccttacagccaaattcgttgttgcgcgacatCAACGaattcaaaatccttgtctcgtttgggaatagcgcgtagtcagacacaagctttgggaAGAAAGAAATTTTTGATTCtgggaggtcgcgcaacaacgaatttggctataaaagGGCACCTGAATGTTCTAGCGTCCAGATAGCCAGCATCTTCTCTATATGTAGATACATATAAGTATATGCCCCTGGTGCGGATTTAGCTTTTTGCTGAAGGGAGGGTTTGATAGTGGCTCACGCAGACACAAATTCCTATTTTAGATGGcactttttttcaataaaacacTCACCAGTTAGAGTGTTAGGGAGTGATAAAAAGGGAAACTGCTGTAGCAGAATAGGTAGGTAAAACtatcaaatttaaaaaaaaggatccGTAAAGGAAAGTGGGCGAGTTTTacactgcatcatgggtaggCTGAGTGGCCTTCTTTAAATCTCCATGCTTATGCAAAAGTATTTAAGTGTTCTTTTTTATCAGAGGGAGCACTGGTGGTGGCTTGAGCCAATGCAGGGTCAGTCCGCAGTCAGTCAGATAATCCCCCCGAATATTCGTGACCAAAATAGGCTCTATCTTTTGCTTGTGCTTATTTTTCTACTTGTTTTGGTTGACGGACTTTTGAGGTTTGATAAAGATCCTCCGACCATGGATGGCTTTTTTCCAGTCTTGGGACTTCCCCCTCGACGCGTGTGCTTTGATGATCTACCGCTGACCTCTAGCATGTCAGTCGGCATTCTGGACAAGCTTTCTGTAAAGGCAACAGCAACCACGTGATATGACAATGATTGAATGAAGAAAGGATTTGAGGAGCTCTGTGAAATAGAGTCGCCACGATCACATCCGCTTCAGATATTACAAAACGGGGGGTCCACAATTTACTAGTCAATGTAGATACGAAATGCTCCAAGCAGTTCACAATTATGAGTGTGGGTGTCACAGGATGATACACCCACAGCGGGCGACCATCCTCGTCAACGTGCCAGCGGTTCCTTTACGTCACCCTAAACATGCTACTGCAATGATTTGAATAAGCCCCTGGAGCTCTTATTTGATTTTTCTGGTTTTCAATCTCAATGTGTTAAGTATTTACACCATTCGAGTactgttgttttttatatacCGTTAGATACCTATCggggacacagccacgcccctactggttgtttccttgtaatttttgaaaatattgggggggaggCACGTGCCCCAAGTGCCCcacctgctacggccctgcgtTGGCATGAACCGCTAAGGCCTTTGCTCTACCTACCTAAGAACTCTGACGTCACGTAATCGGAATCTCTCAAGAGTGGTGTGTAAATAGGTCTCTCGACTCCTTCAATTTCTAAGAACAACAAAATGGAAATTAGACGTTGCAGACAGAAGTCCGAAATAAGCCATAAGAATACTTACTCTCAACGCGAACTAGAATGAAAGTCTCCCTTCCCTTTAGGAAATCAGTTGCATTACTTGACTGATTATCGGCGAGGTTTTGCACAGACCCGTTCACGTCAGATAAATCCACGAGGACTGAAATCATGAAAATGTGTTGTGGTTAGTAGAGGATGGTAATTGGAGAGCATCAGTGCCCCCCTCTTCTTCTGAATGTGGCTGATGAGAgtaatgacgtcacaggaaacaATCTCATTGTTCTGTTTGTGGGCTCCAGACCCCAAGCTGCCTTGGTTCATTTTCTTGCACAGGTATCGCCTTGGACTATACTGGTGAATAAGGTGCCTTACCTTCCTCTGTGCACTTGCACCGTCGCTTGATGTCGTCAAGCAGGTGGAGAATCCGGCAGTTTGGGTTAAACAGCGCCTCCTCCGCCTCTAGATATAAGTAGATCACGCTATCAGTTTCTAAATACAAAATCCCTTACACTCCTCCACCCACCGCTACTTTCCATCCACTGAAGCCAACACATTTTTCATAAAGCAACTTTTTTTCAAAGTGAAACGGTTAACTGAGTTTTCGAGGATCCTTATCTTAAGATCCCGGATGCATCAGTCATCATTTAAATCCACATACATGTACGGATGTACGTCCGATGCCAAACGATCGGTCCCTtataatactattggtattctCAAGTTTGATTCGTAGGCCGAAAGGGACTCAGGTCCACTATTCTGGATCAAGAGGGACGTATAAACAGAtaaatgggctttttttttcttctgataAACCTTTACGCCTCGAAAAAGCGCTATCAAAAAGGTGCACGTACAGTATATGTTAAAATTTAATGCAATTTTTAATTAGATATACCGCATATTTTATATCGTGAGAATAAACATTTCTTGTCAAAAATGTATTCAAGAATTCGATCCTTTATCAAACCGGAGATTTATCATAAGTGTTACTCCATAAGATAGCGAGAATTTTTAAAAGTCGGCTTTATCTTATTCTCacacacaaataaaaaaagcttaaCTAATCTCATCGGAAAAATCAACTCCAATGCATTAAATATTCTAATACCTAGTATCCCTTCAATTACACAAATCAAAACTAACTAAAACTAATCAGAGAAGCATTAAACAAAATTATTATACTTACCGCCGTATTTTACGGTGATAAACATGGCTAAGTATTATCTGTAAGAATTGGTTTCGGTTAGTTTTGAGTGTCAACGCCGTCGCGTTTCCTAGTCAACATTGCTATGTATGCAACAATCAACTGAATACAAATCACAATTGCAAGGCTTTTGGAGACTGCTAACAATGTAAACACTTTTAGCCAACTAACCTTATTTATGGCGGGACCGCAAATGCTCGGCAGCCTCTTAAGAGACAAAATCACATATATATCTAGAgcaattttaaaagttttacaAATACTGTAGCGTCCATTCGTCCAGGGTGTCATATGATATGTttgcttttgaaaaaaaaaaaacttttttttgctgtCCACCTCCTAACATGCCCTTATCTACACCCCTCTCAGATGACCATcgacaacaaacaaaacaattggATTTAATTACCGAATTCATTTTCAACTTATTGTCCGTGTACTGTTTTCGACTAAAATAGACGTCACCCAAGATGGATTGTTCACAAAGCGTATGTAATAGCGAATATAATAGAGAATATATCAATGGTTCGAAGTGAAcctttgactttgacggggaTTGGCGCAGAAATTTTAGATGGGCCCCGACAACTCGGGTAACTCGacctccacccctccccccccctttaatAAGTGGTTTCTATTTCTGTAGCGGGTCCGACTAAGACGGGCTTTACTATACGTATGTGTAAGCATGTCTTCTGGTCCTTATTCTATCAACTCTGCTAGAAATCTGGCATATACACAGAGCAATATACACAAAttccaaatatatatatatatatgcattatattatatattttcttgATGGCCAATTTTGAATTAATAAATATTGTTGAGTTCATGTGTAATTGCCTTTCGCTAGAATTTGACAGTGGATTCATTTTTTGTGGTGATTGGGTGAGAGGCTAATTTCAGAATTAGTGCTGCCTAGACAACACAGGATAGGGCTTTTTGGCTGTGTTGTTTCAAAattcaaaaatgcaaaataaacacaacaaaagaTGAATATGCTCAGGCATCAGtcaaaagccaaacaaatcagttccaggtcatacagacccagaatagcagtgtaaacatagacatagacatctagtagattttaataagataatctcagatattatcacaatatcgaggggtagaGCAGATGAAAGGAGAGGATCTAAAAGACATCtggtagattctaataagataatctccgatagtatcacaatatcgaggggtagagcagatgaaaggagaggatctaaatagacatctggtagattctaataagataatctccgatagtatcacaatatcgaggggtagagcagatgaaaggagaggatctaaatagacatctagtagattctaataagataatctccgataatatcacaatatcgaggggtagagcagatggaaggagaggatctaaatagacatctagtagattctaataagataatctccgatagtatcacaatatcgaggggtccagcagagggaaggaggggatctaaatagacatctagtagattaagcttaaataaaataatctccgataatatcacaaaaTCGAGGGACGAGGAAAGGAGAGGAAAGGGGTCTAACCACTATCTAATAGCATATAATTAGaggaaaacaatgataataaataaataaataaatttgggTAGCTAATCGCTTTCATTGCAGCTGAGAAGCTGAATTACGagagcgcagattcagacgtggtcgagttgaaggcaCATAGGAAGGCGCCTCAGGCAGCCGGcatacaactcatgtctgaccacggatcacagctaagatcgaaattgttggttttgtggagggatgaaaaccggagaacccggagaaaaaCCCTCGGAGCAAAGGTAAGACCAACTAACTCTactcacgtcggaaccgggaatcgaacccagaacccagtggtgagaggcacaggcactacagagcaacgctctgccaactgcgccacctAGGCTCCCAATAATAATATCCTAATCCCAATATCAGATAATATacagatttaggcactgcctaaaagcggagccagcattgaacacctgtgttgactgattgaggtatttttgggggatctaggattctgctctttactgagatttatttattgtaccaaccaaatggacccaggccttattcaataatttaaattatgcagtacatcaaagttaacaaacacaattcctggtgtgaatatggctgtcaaagttgtcaaaagtctaatggtaaattcttatgtcccatcatagaagttccattataaatatttttttaaatcaaaacaatactccgacaagctttgcccttgtgcagaatatgtcatggatgtaacagcattccaaagatttgaaataatatatttcatatatttatagactgtttagatgccattctgtaatttttatgtattgattaagttgcgattctctccttcattggactgaatattcagaaaaatatctggaaattaaaataaaaatatatatctcctttcatgcattacatattggtgcacccaccctttaccatatagtggccttgttgttggtggcctactccaaaatgaatgcaatgaagaaaaaacagactgactttggaagcaaatcctaaaaaacatctaaggcatcactgacagtgctaaaatgctaacttctaatttcaaaccaaaccctttcattgatctatgtttggggtagagaggaagcaaagaatatcaattgactaaaaaatagtcgacgggggaggagatataaagggaattgactcaacttgaaaggtttgttgaaaataatttgattgagcatttcttgactgaagttttaatgtaccattttaagtggtgattttccatccccatgggaattaataactacaaatatacatccagtaatacattatattttggtgtttttagaaaccttggatccaaccattccaattaaataaatctaaacctttaaaataaatgtaatggaaaaAAGACATGGAAAGggaatcctaaaaagaaggtataagtgaaagtactaaatgaaaatttctaatttaaaaatcaaatctgttcattaatttatttttggtgtagagggtaaatagcaaagagcatcaatttcataaaaatagtcaacagggagaaggaaaaggaagaaatatgactctactttaaatgtttgaaaagaaaatataataacaataatgtgataattatattctgTACTTTCCTAAAATGTCCCCTTTCCtattatctttaggttaatACAAAACTGTTTTCATTACAGATttattaaaaagcaaaattatgtttttagtttaatataatataagtatcttattctaaaaaaaaacctattgagtgtgtactgctgaatcacatagtaatgccctagtcatttgagccccctcccttatggtcctggagaagtcaggggttaatgtggggttttaattaccttttaaccagaatatatcaagaggggtggtggtattgactgtttttgactcttaacttggaaacaggctacTATTAAAGTCtcatcccccaccctttcctgggaccatgtgtgtggggATATCAAATGACaagtgaataagaactccctactgtctttcaagacatggttttcaattGGAAACAGCTCTAGCGAAAGATGTAATCTCTGCCTCAATGAAAAACTTATCATTATTCGCCAACCCAAGCtatcaactttaaacaagcgtaacgagctagtgtctttgtgccgccacaggaacaaagccttgttatgcaacagctgaactattcaatttcatcataacagccattcaaatttcgTGCCCTATTTTTATGCtaattttatacatagatagtatataagtgatggtagtaatatattcttaataaatctcctgatgagtgggcaaccacgaaacaggcttgtagagatgaaacggtagttcgcgtgtttttttcctacaaaccaagatatatcccgctctacacctatgtattgagcactattatatgaacgcctgcactcacgcattCTGGATGACGCAATTTTTTACTTTGGCTCCCCATGGTCTAAATAAACGCAGGGAGTATAAGCCGAAGAATCGAATTCATTTCAATAACACATAGCTTTATCAACAATTTGTAATCGAATTCACAAGTTGTAAGTATATAaggatgtatttttttagcccattgtattttttagctttttaacttattttatACTGAAGGGCCGAAACGTTTAGTAAATTTTTGAGGCCTAAAAGTTGGGAATCGTAGAGTCTCTCTTCACactactatatatatatatatatcaaaaCCCCCAGGTTCTGAGTCGAAAAACTCCCGATTCCCCATTTGGAATTTAGTTCGATATATGGAGGTTCAACGAGCTCAGCTTAGAATTTGCGCCACAAGCCGGTGAGAATCAACTTAGAGGAAGAAATACacggaattaaaaaaaatacacgtACATCAAACAGTGCATGTTTATTAGATTATTAACACAACCTCAAAGACACGAGGCAACAGTTGGGTTGATCCTGATCTAGACCATCTGGATTCACAATGGCAATGTAATTGGAAAAATTGTTTGCAGCAAAATGTGTTTGCAGAAATGTAGTACAAATAGTGATCttgtagataaaaaaaaagattaggagaaaacatttacaaaaatatatttacaaaacacttaaaaaaaaaaaaacacgtcaACCTTTTACCAAGACGTTTTACCAACAAACTTGCGCACCAAGTTTGCCGCGCGCAAAGTGGAATGAGAAGGAGACAAGCTTTATTCCCTTTTTCTAGCCTCGACCCCAGGTGCCTTTAGGCTGCGCGGCCCTCTTTTTCTGACGTAGCCGTAGTGGGGACGAGACTAGCGTTACTCTACTTATATACTACGTAAGGCATACTCTTTCTCCAAGTTCATCTCTCTTTTTTCCCTCTCAGGCACACTACGCAAGCTATGTAGTAATAGTTATAACGTTTTATTATCCATGGGCTTCAAATCATattactttgttttttttttttttttgtttccgcATCGACACGGGGTAGGCCCTAGTCTTGGGTAGAAATCAGCCCAGCTGTTTGCCTAATGTCGTTGTTATAATATATATTCCATGTGGGATGTGCGGAGATAGAAATTTAGCTGAACGGGAGCGGAGGCTGCTGTTCGGACATGAACAGCTCGTAATCCTTCTCCATCTCCTCCGTGAAAGCACAGTCATCTTCTTCTGGGTAGCCATGGCTGGAACAGGATAATGAAGCCATTCACTAATGATATGCTAAATACAAAAAGTCTGAAACGTTATGTTTTAGGGTTGCTTAAACCTACTGTATGCTTGACCTATGTATGCCtttgtatgtatgtatatcaGCAATTAGAGTAAATAGGATGAGTTATGCGTCTGGCACAAATGGGAAACCCCTGATGCGTGCTTATAGTAAACTTAATGAGACTCTTCTCAAACTGGTTGTTACCCGTTATCTTCGTAGACCTGACATGACAAATCAGTGGGACTACTGTCATCGGCATAGTCGGCATACTCAAGCCATTGCTCTACAAAACCAATAGAATTAGCAAAcattaggggggaggggccaTCTAAATAGTCATCACGCTCAAGCCATTGCTCTACAAAACCAATAGAATTAGCAAAcattaggggggaggggccaTCTAAATAGTCATCACGCTCAAGCCATTGCTCTACAAAACCAATAGAATTAGCAAAcattaggggggaggggccaTCTAAATAGTCATCACGCTCAAGTCATTGCTCTACAGAACCAATAGAATTAGCAAAcattaggggggaggggccaTCTAAATAGTCATCACGCTCAAGTCATTGCCCTACAGAACCAATAGAATCACTATATATTGGGGTGGTATCTGCATAGTCGTCATACTTAAAAGAACAAATATAATTCGTTATCATACGACAATGAACGAAAAGAATAGGCGGCCGGCGGAACTGACAGCTACTATTTTCTGAGCGCCAGCTACTTCTAATTCTATTCCTAAGCCACTGCAGACATTTCGGTCCCAACCACATTTGATTTTGCATCGCGTAAGACGAAGCGCGCAATTTGATTTTGAAAATTGTGAAATCATAGAGGATTTGTC encodes:
- the LOC5515950 gene encoding neuropeptide CCHamide-2 receptor; translated protein: MELRSNSTNSSNTATGLYIEPQPLRWTLRLIFIIVFLVGSVGNLVVCMAVIRRKRSRTSNNIFTFNLALSDLLTVLIYVPTQMAAFENDHNWPFGNFVCQLAYVIIPVCLSASIATLLAITTDRYRAIAYPMRPRLSGKHVRAILVAIWTVSIITALPLMFVAREVRPAPRQVYCDEVWPEGPYSRVYWIAIFVIQYILPLGMICALAMLIALKVRRNSLKMIEKSSHVLAAAVRQRMKQTSKITNMLIALVILYAICMLPQHVVYLCMVYGDLLQFKYRVYVLRFANVFPMANSALNPIAYGTLNKEFKMVFKKFFKCQCHRIPIDDESQIDGRFSRSRRFRLAVYRHIDGEGNSVLEYGRKWRRKSSASSVRGNGSARHHNGGTFRARKSSTIAGLKGNFLSDNGGYMLPNGHTTEKRSGESARSVDHSGSHSGISEVSFVQKQVPADDDEKKKPLRKSKIEGCVAKVNSHISTSKSGETSGECLKKVTMGHKTNLDVSKLENMAEGEETERDGCSFVSLSSSLEWDPMLIGCLQKEPAQQGLHHSKIDNLPYHWTTNNLQSLLLPSTNTYDPVDNFHTLLLSVDNDNSCAISSYDSSFNPGTEPCPAFSSATSSSREKTSNSKHCDALEVDSGFGADPCWFTNNTLSEKCLKDTPTEGFKGISAEVPDTPATPSQPMATHGRLETMFFKCMSPARETTV
- the LOC5515895 gene encoding uncharacterized protein LOC5515895; translation: MFITVKYGEAEEALFNPNCRILHLLDDIKRRCKCTEEVLVDLSDVNGSVQNLADNQSSNATDFLKGRETFILVRVEKIEGVERPIYTPLLRDSDYVTSEFLESLSRMPTDMLEVSGRSSKHTRRGGSPKTGKKPSMVGGSLSNLKSPSTKTSRKISTSKR